The Thermodesulfovibrionales bacterium genomic interval CTAACGAAGACCCAATCCGAAGTCCTAAAGATCTTTGGATATGCAGTAAAGGACGGTTGGATCTTACAAAATTCAAAGCTGTAAACCAGCCATTATCAACCATTTGTGCCCTGTTGTCAGCTTAGATCTCCGAAAGTCCTGTTTAGGTGGTACGAGAGACAACAACCGACGAAAAGGCAATAAACAAAACAGAACCGTCCCCTTTATTTTTTTACACCGCTCAGGGCCGAAAGCGGCCAGGTGATGGCGTTCATCGTGTCCGGGGGAGTGACCGGACAGGATACGGTGTGAGAGCGTTGTTTCAATATGACGTCTCTCACCTTCAGACGCGCCTTGTTCCTCGCGCGGCTCTCGATAGCACGTCCACCTGATACACCGCACTTTGACAAGCTCGGCAAGGATTTTGATTTCCGATCCAAACATGGCTTTGCTGTCGTTTCGCGTCGGCAAGCCAAAGAGTAAAAACTAATATGGGAAGTGTCCCTTTGTTCCCTATGTTTCCCTTGCTCAACAGTAGTTGCAGAATGCTCCGACAGTGTATTGGGGCGCAGGTTCGCAGACGTACGGATTAACCGGGTTAGGCCCCCAGAAGGGGAAACACCTTCTCTTTGATAAAATCGATCACCCTGTCCACCTCTTTCCTCATGAGCTCTTTTCTGATCCCCCCTTCGCTGTAATCCTTGTCCCTCAGCCTTCCGCTCTCAAAACCGTCATACCGGTAAGAATCGAGAAAAAGCTGAGGAATCTCATCAGGTATCTCGACCCTGTTCATGATCGCCCAGGCAAGGGTCCATGCCCTTGCAACATTCGCCACATCATACCCTCCGCCGCCAAGAGCTACCCACTTCGGGGAGATATCCCGTATCTTCTTCACAACGTCACAGAATCCCTCTGTCGTGTAATTGAGATGGGCGAGGGGATCGCCGCGGAAGGAGTCGACGCCAAGTTGGGTGACAACGACATCAGGGCTGAATGTTACGATAAGCGGCGGCACTATCTCGGTAAATGCGTAGACAAAGAGTTCGTCATCCGATGAGGGAGGGAGAGGGATGTTTACGCTATATCCCCTTCCTCTATCCCTGCCCATCTCTCTCTCGGACCCCGTGCCGGGGAAGAGCATCCTCCCCGTCTCATGGATCGATACGGTCAATACCCTGTC includes:
- a CDS encoding acetoin utilization protein AcuC; its protein translation is MKTAFLYSDDLVQFDYGPDHPLKTFRLKLTYELIKAYGLLSLPDTRSVEAEIAADEDVLLFHERAYIEMLKAANSGIALPQAEHFGLGPGDNPIFRGLYDWSRLVTGASLQAADMVDSGEVGIAFNISGGLHHAVASRASGFCYINDPVVTIMSLLRRGRRVAYIDIDAHHGDGVQDAFYDSDRVLTVSIHETGRMLFPGTGSEREMGRDRGRGYSVNIPLPPSSDDELFVYAFTEIVPPLIVTFSPDVVVTQLGVDSFRGDPLAHLNYTTEGFCDVVKKIRDISPKWVALGGGGYDVANVARAWTLAWAIMNRVEIPDEIPQLFLDSYRYDGFESGRLRDKDYSEGGIRKELMRKEVDRVIDFIKEKVFPLLGA